Proteins from one Paraburkholderia sp. BL10I2N1 genomic window:
- the fba gene encoding class II fructose-bisphosphate aldolase (catalyzes the reversible aldol condensation of dihydroxyacetonephosphate and glyceraldehyde 3-phosphate in the Calvin cycle, glycolysis, and/or gluconeogenesis), with protein sequence MPLVSMRQLLDHAAENGYGLPAFNVNNLEQVQAIMAAADQVGAPVIMQASAGARKYAGEPFLRHLIEAAIESYPHIPVVMHQDHGQSPAVCMAAMRSGFTSVMMDGSLEADGKSVASYEYNVDVSRKVVEMAHSIGVTVEAELGVLGSLETMKGDKEDGHGAEGTMTREQLLTDVEQAADFVKLTQCDALAIAIGTSHGAYKFTKKPTGDILSIQRIKEIHQRIPNTHLVMHGSSSVPQDLLAEIREFGGDMKETYGVPVEEIQEGIRNGVRKVNIDTDLRLAITGAIRRYLAENPSMFDPRDYLKPAREAAKKVCVDRFVAFGCEGQAAKIKPIPLDRMAEKYKAGGLAQIVR encoded by the coding sequence ATGCCTCTCGTATCAATGCGTCAATTGCTGGACCATGCCGCCGAAAACGGCTATGGCCTCCCGGCATTCAACGTGAATAACCTGGAACAGGTGCAGGCGATCATGGCGGCGGCGGACCAGGTCGGCGCGCCCGTCATCATGCAGGCATCGGCCGGCGCCCGGAAGTACGCGGGTGAGCCGTTCCTGCGACACCTGATCGAAGCGGCCATCGAGTCGTATCCGCACATTCCGGTCGTGATGCATCAGGATCACGGACAATCGCCGGCGGTGTGCATGGCGGCCATGCGCAGCGGTTTCACCAGTGTGATGATGGACGGTTCGCTCGAAGCCGACGGCAAGTCGGTGGCCTCGTATGAGTACAACGTCGATGTGTCGCGCAAGGTGGTTGAAATGGCGCACTCGATCGGCGTGACGGTCGAAGCGGAACTGGGCGTGCTCGGTTCGCTGGAAACGATGAAGGGCGACAAGGAAGACGGCCACGGCGCGGAAGGCACGATGACCCGTGAGCAGCTGCTGACCGACGTCGAACAGGCCGCCGACTTCGTCAAACTCACGCAGTGCGACGCGCTGGCGATCGCGATCGGTACGTCGCATGGCGCGTACAAGTTCACGAAAAAGCCGACGGGCGATATCCTGTCGATCCAGCGTATCAAGGAAATTCACCAGCGCATTCCGAATACGCACCTGGTGATGCATGGTTCATCGTCGGTGCCGCAGGATCTGCTCGCGGAAATCCGCGAATTCGGCGGCGACATGAAGGAAACCTACGGCGTGCCGGTCGAAGAAATTCAGGAAGGCATCCGTAACGGTGTGCGCAAGGTCAATATCGACACCGACCTGCGTCTCGCGATTACGGGCGCGATCCGTCGCTATCTGGCGGAAAATCCGTCGATGTTCGACCCGCGCGACTACCTGAAGCCGGCTCGCGAAGCCGCGAAGAAGGTTTGCGTGGACCGCTTTGTGGCATTCGGCTGCGAAGGCCAGGCTGCGAAAATCAAGCCGATCCCGCTCGACAGGATGGCTGAGAAGTACAAG